A single Nostoc sp. PCC 7107 DNA region contains:
- a CDS encoding ATP-binding sensor histidine kinase yields the protein MDAKVCTPIILGYQIREVLYTGSRTRVYRAIRQFDQLPVVIKLLTSECPSFSELLQFRNQYSISKNLPIPGIIHPLALETYGNGYILVMADSGGIALREYIKAKILSLDEFLAIAIQLANILQDLHQNRVIHKDIKPANILINPQTKQVQIIDFSIASLLPRETQEIKSPNVLEGTLAYISPEQTGRMNRGIDYRSDFYSLGVTFYEILTGNLPFICSDPMELLHCHIAKQPDELNSTEIPQVIAEIVMKLMAKNAEDRYQSALGLKFDLEKCLSQSQLTGKVEYFAIGEKDSCDRFLIPEKLYGRETEVQTLLNAFKRVTVGASELMLVAGSSGIGKTAIVNEVHKPIVQQRGYFIKGKFDQFNRNIPFSAFVQAFRDLMGQLLSESDTQLQQWKTQILAVVGENAQVLIEVIPELEIIIGKQPPAPELLGSAAQNRFNLLFQKFIQIFTTVEHPLVIFLDDLQWADSASFELIKLLMQNSHYLLVLGAYRDNEVSPIHPFILMLEELKQVKTIVTTITLPPLTCDDTNHLVADTLNCSLEFTKLLTELIQRKTQGNPFFTTQFLKALHEEKYIIFNCDRHYWECDLLKVNELSLTDDVVEFMALQLQKLPAATQKILKLAACVGNTFDLATVMLISEQSPTDTSTALWKALQEGLIIPTSQVYKFFQLEDTAHSQAEHTINPTYRFLHDRIQQAAYSLIPDDQKQVTHYQIGQQLLSHLSEEKQRESIFDIVNHLNMGSELITTQRQRNQLAKLNLMAGEKALAATAYSAAAKYFDSGVKFLHADSWQSEYRLTLSLYESAIEAEYLNINFAHAQSLANFVLERTTSLLDRVKFYELQIQMYMAQSETPKALAIGMSALELLGVDLNNAPASSAIYLPQLATIESLPVMQDAHQIAVMRILMAIFSPAYTTKPELLSPIVLTMINLSLKQGHTSLTAFAYVFYGIMLCGFEKDLDKGYYSGLLALKVLEQFSARELECKVSNLFNVFIRPWKEPLIQTIEPLGRASQIGFEMGDIEYASYATAHRCTYRFLAGENLVDLQEKQKIALEVLQPIKQHHSLVNAQIWQQLVSNLLGDVTDIKKLSGEHFDETELIPILCAGNDRSLSFTAYLAKCILSYLFADYPVAVTSAVQAANYADAAIGVTVALHNFYYSLALLSQSEDSGTPNINKNYQSLLGQIEVNQKLLKVWAVHAPKNFEHKYNLVEAEKCRVLGKKTAAIELYDRAIGGAIKNNYIQEAALSNELAAKFYLDWGKEKIAQVYMQEAYYGYANWGAAAKTEDLEYRYPNLLLPILQKINPILNIWDTLETLVVPNLSIHSSTKVNGSSSSSINNALDFTAILKASQALSMTIVLDELLQKLTQIVLQNSGGDYCALILPDSDGNWHLKAIATLESTELVSEPLEGNFLLPVKLIQYVKNTQAIVAFDNLKTDLPVIGEYLTKHQPKSVVCLPILNQGNLIGIVYLKNQSTSQVFTNERILILNFLCTQAAISLENARLHAQERAKSYRLEQSQQRLQIIIQQTPVAVLEWNTQFEFQNWNPAAEKLFGYTQSEILGKHFRTIIPEEYHAYTDDIATSILAENGGSHAINENITKDGRRIVCEWFNAALLDANGEIYGGVSMGLDISDRQRAEAAIQKKSQELEMALKALQQAQLQIIQSEKMSALGNLVAGIAHEMNNPLGFIAATLKQAKPTFADIIEHLKIYQETLPDKSEEILDHESEIDLEYSLEDLPKMLDSMTMACDRLKNISTSLRTFSRADRDYKVPFNLHEGIDSTILILKHRLKANEQRPAIEVITSYGNLPQIECFPGQLNQVFMNILANAIDALEESNHGRSFEQIQAHPNLITITTSMTDKYAKISITDNGKGMSEEVKCKIFDHLFTTKAVDKGTGLGLAIALQIVEEKHNGQIAVNSVMGEGTEFLISLPIKA from the coding sequence ATGGATGCTAAAGTTTGCACTCCCATAATTCTTGGATATCAAATTAGGGAAGTACTATACACAGGCTCCCGAACTAGAGTATATCGAGCTATCCGCCAGTTTGATCAACTACCAGTAGTTATCAAGCTTTTGACTTCAGAATGTCCCAGTTTCTCAGAATTATTACAATTTCGCAATCAATATAGCATTAGTAAAAATCTTCCCATTCCTGGAATTATCCATCCCTTAGCATTAGAAACCTACGGTAATGGTTATATTTTGGTGATGGCGGATAGTGGGGGAATCGCATTACGAGAATACATCAAAGCTAAGATTCTCAGCCTCGACGAATTTTTAGCGATCGCCATCCAACTAGCTAATATTCTTCAAGATTTACACCAAAATCGCGTTATTCATAAAGATATCAAACCTGCAAATATTCTGATTAATCCTCAAACAAAACAAGTTCAAATCATTGACTTTAGTATTGCTTCCTTGTTACCTAGAGAAACTCAAGAAATCAAAAGTCCAAATGTTTTAGAAGGAACACTCGCTTATATTTCTCCAGAACAAACTGGGAGAATGAATCGAGGTATAGATTACCGGAGTGATTTTTATTCTTTGGGCGTGACATTTTATGAAATATTGACTGGGAATTTACCCTTTATTTGTAGCGACCCAATGGAGTTGCTGCATTGTCATATTGCTAAACAACCAGATGAACTCAACAGTACAGAAATCCCCCAGGTAATTGCAGAGATTGTCATGAAGCTGATGGCGAAAAACGCTGAAGACCGGTATCAAAGTGCATTAGGTTTAAAATTTGATTTAGAAAAATGCCTGTCTCAATCTCAATTAACTGGCAAAGTTGAATATTTTGCCATTGGTGAGAAAGATAGTTGCGATCGCTTCCTCATCCCAGAAAAACTCTACGGACGGGAAACTGAAGTCCAAACTCTATTAAATGCTTTTAAGCGTGTCACAGTCGGTGCTTCAGAATTAATGTTAGTTGCTGGATCTTCTGGGATTGGCAAAACTGCGATTGTCAATGAAGTGCATAAACCGATTGTCCAACAACGCGGCTATTTTATTAAAGGTAAATTTGACCAATTCAATCGCAACATTCCGTTTTCAGCATTTGTGCAAGCCTTCCGCGACTTGATGGGACAGTTGCTGTCAGAATCTGACACACAACTCCAGCAATGGAAAACTCAGATTTTAGCAGTTGTAGGCGAAAACGCACAAGTTCTGATTGAAGTCATTCCCGAACTAGAAATAATTATTGGAAAACAACCACCCGCACCTGAATTATTGGGTAGTGCGGCGCAGAATCGCTTTAATTTGTTATTTCAAAAATTTATTCAAATATTTACCACTGTAGAACATCCATTAGTCATATTTTTAGATGATTTACAGTGGGCTGATTCAGCTTCCTTTGAGTTGATTAAACTACTAATGCAAAACAGTCATTATCTGTTGGTATTAGGTGCATATCGAGATAATGAAGTGTCACCTATCCACCCATTTATCTTGATGTTAGAAGAACTCAAGCAAGTAAAAACGATTGTTACTACAATTACTCTTCCACCTCTGACTTGTGATGATACCAATCATTTGGTTGCAGACACGTTGAATTGTTCTCTAGAATTTACCAAACTCCTGACCGAATTAATTCAGCGAAAAACTCAAGGTAATCCATTTTTTACCACCCAGTTTCTCAAAGCATTACACGAAGAAAAATATATTATCTTTAATTGCGATCGCCATTATTGGGAATGTGATTTGCTCAAAGTAAATGAACTATCACTCACTGATGATGTAGTGGAATTTATGGCATTGCAATTACAGAAATTACCAGCCGCAACCCAAAAGATTTTAAAATTAGCCGCCTGTGTCGGTAACACGTTTGATTTAGCAACAGTAATGCTGATCTCAGAACAATCGCCAACTGATACATCCACAGCATTATGGAAAGCTTTGCAAGAAGGCTTGATTATTCCTACAAGCCAAGTTTACAAATTCTTTCAATTAGAAGATACGGCACATTCTCAAGCAGAACACACCATCAATCCAACATATCGATTTCTACACGATCGCATTCAACAAGCCGCCTATTCTTTAATACCTGATGACCAAAAACAAGTCACGCATTATCAGATCGGGCAACAATTATTAAGTCATCTCTCGGAGGAAAAACAGCGGGAAAGTATTTTTGATATCGTCAATCATTTAAATATGGGGAGCGAGTTGATTACCACACAAAGACAAAGAAATCAATTAGCAAAGTTAAACCTTATGGCTGGAGAAAAAGCCCTGGCAGCAACGGCATACTCTGCTGCTGCTAAATATTTTGATAGTGGAGTTAAGTTTCTACATGCCGATAGCTGGCAAAGCGAGTATAGGCTGACATTATCTCTTTATGAATCTGCAATTGAGGCAGAATATCTTAACATCAACTTTGCTCATGCTCAATCCTTAGCTAATTTTGTTTTAGAGCGCACGACTAGCCTACTTGATCGCGTCAAATTTTATGAACTGCAAATTCAAATGTATATGGCTCAGTCAGAAACGCCAAAAGCACTGGCCATAGGTATGTCGGCTTTAGAACTTTTAGGAGTAGATTTAAACAATGCTCCCGCATCTTCAGCAATTTATCTGCCACAACTAGCCACAATAGAATCATTGCCAGTTATGCAAGATGCTCATCAAATTGCTGTTATGCGTATACTCATGGCAATTTTTTCTCCAGCCTACACCACAAAACCAGAACTTTTGTCCCCGATTGTTTTGACAATGATTAATCTAAGTTTAAAACAGGGACACACATCGCTGACTGCCTTTGCCTATGTATTTTATGGCATAATGCTGTGTGGATTTGAGAAGGATTTAGATAAGGGATATTACTCTGGATTACTGGCTTTGAAAGTATTAGAGCAGTTCTCAGCCAGAGAATTAGAGTGTAAAGTTAGCAATTTATTTAATGTTTTTATTAGACCTTGGAAAGAACCTCTAATTCAAACTATAGAACCATTAGGTAGGGCTAGTCAAATAGGTTTTGAAATGGGGGATATTGAGTATGCTAGTTATGCCACTGCTCATCGCTGTACCTATCGATTTCTAGCTGGAGAAAATCTTGTAGACTTACAAGAAAAACAAAAGATAGCGCTTGAAGTTTTGCAGCCAATTAAACAACATCATTCTCTGGTTAATGCTCAAATTTGGCAGCAACTCGTCTCCAATTTGTTGGGAGATGTTACTGATATAAAAAAATTATCCGGTGAGCATTTTGATGAAACTGAGCTTATACCCATTTTGTGTGCCGGAAATGATCGATCACTGTCGTTTACAGCTTATTTGGCTAAGTGTATTCTCAGTTATTTATTTGCCGATTATCCGGTGGCTGTAACATCAGCAGTTCAGGCAGCAAATTATGCAGATGCAGCTATTGGAGTGACTGTTGCACTCCACAACTTTTATTACTCTCTTGCGCTGCTGTCTCAATCTGAAGACAGTGGCACACCAAATATAAACAAAAATTATCAATCTCTGCTAGGCCAAATAGAAGTTAATCAAAAATTATTGAAAGTATGGGCTGTTCATGCGCCAAAAAACTTTGAACATAAATACAATTTGGTAGAAGCAGAAAAATGTCGAGTATTAGGCAAAAAAACAGCAGCCATTGAACTATATGATCGTGCTATTGGTGGAGCTATAAAAAATAATTATATCCAAGAAGCAGCACTCAGCAATGAGTTGGCGGCCAAATTTTACCTCGACTGGGGTAAAGAGAAAATTGCCCAAGTTTATATGCAGGAAGCTTACTATGGCTATGCTAATTGGGGTGCAGCAGCGAAAACTGAAGATTTAGAATATCGTTACCCTAACTTATTACTGCCCATTCTCCAAAAAATAAATCCTATTCTGAACATCTGGGATACTCTCGAAACTTTGGTTGTCCCTAATTTATCAATTCATTCTTCCACAAAAGTCAACGGTTCTTCTAGCTCTAGCATCAATAATGCACTAGATTTTACCGCCATCCTCAAAGCCTCTCAAGCATTATCCATGACAATTGTTCTGGATGAACTATTACAAAAACTCACGCAGATTGTTTTGCAAAATTCTGGGGGCGATTACTGTGCCTTAATTCTGCCCGATAGTGATGGTAACTGGCACCTCAAAGCCATTGCTACACTTGAAAGTACAGAACTTGTTTCTGAACCTCTGGAGGGGAATTTCCTGCTACCCGTTAAGCTGATACAGTACGTCAAAAATACCCAAGCAATTGTAGCCTTCGATAATCTAAAAACTGATCTACCCGTAATTGGGGAATATTTAACGAAGCACCAACCAAAAAGCGTAGTTTGCTTACCAATTCTGAATCAAGGAAATTTGATTGGGATTGTGTATTTAAAGAATCAGTCTACTAGTCAAGTATTTACAAATGAGCGCATTCTCATTCTGAATTTCCTGTGTACTCAAGCTGCTATTTCTCTAGAAAATGCTAGACTCCATGCCCAAGAACGGGCAAAATCCTATCGTTTAGAGCAATCTCAACAAAGATTACAAATTATCATTCAACAAACACCAGTAGCTGTCCTAGAGTGGAATACTCAGTTTGAGTTTCAAAATTGGAATCCAGCTGCGGAAAAATTATTTGGCTATACACAATCAGAAATATTAGGTAAACATTTTCGTACTATTATTCCTGAAGAGTATCACGCTTACACAGATGATATTGCCACTTCAATTTTAGCTGAAAATGGTGGTTCTCACGCTATTAATGAAAACATTACTAAAGATGGTCGACGGATTGTTTGTGAATGGTTTAATGCCGCACTACTTGATGCTAATGGAGAGATTTATGGTGGCGTTTCAATGGGGTTAGATATTAGCGATCGCCAACGGGCAGAAGCCGCCATTCAGAAAAAATCACAGGAACTAGAAATGGCTTTAAAAGCCCTACAGCAAGCACAATTACAAATTATTCAAAGTGAGAAAATGTCCGCTTTGGGTAACTTAGTTGCTGGTATCGCCCACGAAATGAATAATCCCTTGGGCTTTATTGCCGCTACTCTCAAACAAGCTAAACCCACCTTTGCTGATATTATTGAACACTTGAAAATCTATCAAGAAACTTTACCTGATAAGAGTGAAGAAATCCTCGATCACGAGTCAGAAATTGATTTGGAATATAGCTTAGAGGATTTACCAAAAATGCTCGATTCCATGACAATGGCTTGCGATAGATTAAAAAATATCAGCACTTCTCTACGCACATTCTCCCGTGCTGATAGAGATTATAAAGTGCCATTTAATCTTCATGAAGGCATTGATAGTACAATCTTAATTCTCAAGCATCGTCTCAAAGCCAACGAACAGCGTCCCGCGATTGAAGTAATAACTAGCTACGGTAATTTACCACAAATAGAATGTTTTCCTGGGCAATTAAATCAGGTATTTATGAATATTTTAGCAAATGCCATTGACGCATTGGAAGAATCAAATCATGGACGGAGTTTTGAGCAAATTCAAGCTCATCCTAACCTGATTACAATTACCACATCAATGACGGATAAATATGCAAAAATCTCCATTACTGACAACGGTAAAGGCATGAGCGAAGAGGTAAAATGCAAAATCTTTGACCATTTATTTACTACTAAAGCTGTAGATAAAGGTACGGGTTTAGGTTTGGCGATCGCTCTGCAAATTGTCGAGGAAAAACATAACGGTCAAATCGCAGTTAATTCTGTTATGGGAGAGGGAACAGAATTTCTTATTTCCCTTCCCATTAAGGCTTAA